One region of Azospirillum lipoferum 4B genomic DNA includes:
- a CDS encoding TRAP transporter small permease, protein MTVSHEREHEVAGLPATLLQAADGAISASAAAVAILSLVVLFLSLGAEVVVRYLTTQGMGWPSELPNLLFPWLVMGGVVLAAQKGAHISVTLLLDMLPRTAARSLLLAMQVVVAATFFYLAYIGLAVIEITGSEVYPVTGVSARWAYLSLIAGFVGVGLTAVTTFLRLLIAEDPRSVRAHVSEEEL, encoded by the coding sequence ATGACGGTTTCCCACGAGCGGGAGCATGAGGTGGCGGGACTTCCCGCCACCCTTCTCCAGGCGGCGGACGGCGCGATTTCCGCCAGCGCCGCGGCCGTGGCGATCCTGTCCCTGGTCGTGCTGTTCCTGTCGCTGGGGGCCGAGGTCGTGGTCCGCTATCTGACCACCCAGGGCATGGGCTGGCCGTCGGAGCTGCCGAACCTGCTGTTCCCCTGGCTGGTGATGGGCGGTGTGGTGCTGGCGGCACAGAAGGGCGCGCACATCTCGGTCACGCTGCTGCTGGACATGCTTCCGCGCACCGCGGCGCGGTCGCTGCTGCTGGCGATGCAGGTGGTGGTGGCAGCGACCTTCTTTTATCTCGCCTATATCGGCCTCGCCGTCATCGAGATCACCGGCAGCGAGGTCTATCCGGTGACGGGCGTCAGCGCCCGCTGGGCCTACCTGTCGCTGATCGCCGGCTTCGTCGGGGTCGGGCTGACCGCCGTCACCACCTTCCTGCGCCTTCTGATCGCCGAGGATCCGCGGTCCGTCCGCGCCCATGTGTCGGAGGAAGAGCTATGA
- a CDS encoding TRAP transporter substrate-binding protein translates to MKKLLLSLMVGTALVASPAAWAQQVLRLAHNAAPGNPKAEASLKFAELVAQKTQGRVKIEVGGSAQYGDDVEALTSMRLGTLAFSANSQGTTSGVVPEYAVLGLPFLFQSLPQAWKVLDGPVAKKLDDASKTKGLVLLAMWDNGIRQVSNNTRPITKPEDLAGIKIRTPPDPMTVDIFKALGANPTPLAFSELYIALQQGVVDGQENPLTNIHSSKLFEVQKYISLTGHKYEATPLLASKMVFDTFSKADQQAVLEAAAEAGKLNREMSAKADKELRSKMEDAGVKFNTVDPAPFVAKTKSVYDKWEKQFPELVALVRKEAAAGAAP, encoded by the coding sequence ATGAAGAAGCTGCTCTTGTCGCTGATGGTGGGCACCGCCCTGGTCGCGTCGCCCGCCGCCTGGGCCCAGCAGGTCCTGCGTCTGGCCCACAACGCGGCCCCCGGCAACCCGAAGGCGGAAGCCTCGCTGAAGTTCGCGGAACTCGTCGCCCAGAAGACGCAGGGCCGGGTGAAGATCGAGGTCGGCGGCAGCGCCCAGTATGGCGACGACGTCGAGGCGCTGACCAGCATGCGCCTGGGCACGCTGGCCTTCAGCGCCAACTCGCAGGGGACCACCTCGGGCGTCGTGCCGGAATATGCCGTGCTGGGCCTGCCCTTCCTGTTCCAGTCGCTGCCGCAGGCCTGGAAGGTGCTGGACGGCCCGGTGGCGAAGAAGCTGGACGACGCGTCGAAGACCAAGGGTCTGGTGCTGCTGGCGATGTGGGACAACGGCATCCGCCAGGTTTCCAACAACACCCGCCCGATCACCAAGCCGGAGGATCTGGCCGGCATCAAGATCCGCACGCCGCCGGATCCGATGACCGTCGACATCTTCAAGGCTCTGGGCGCCAACCCGACGCCGCTGGCCTTCTCCGAACTCTACATCGCGCTCCAGCAGGGCGTGGTGGACGGGCAGGAGAATCCGCTGACCAACATCCATTCTTCCAAGCTGTTCGAGGTGCAGAAATACATCTCGCTGACCGGCCACAAGTATGAGGCGACCCCGCTGCTGGCCAGCAAAATGGTGTTCGACACCTTCTCGAAGGCCGATCAGCAGGCGGTGCTGGAGGCGGCGGCGGAAGCCGGCAAGCTGAACCGCGAGATGTCGGCCAAGGCCGACAAGGAATTGCGGTCGAAGATGGAGGACGCGGGCGTGAAGTTCAACACGGTGGATCCGGCGCCCTTCGTCGCCAAGACCAAGTCGGTCTACGACAAGTGGGAGAAGCAGTTCCCCGAGCTGGTGGCGCTGGTCCGCAAGGAAGCTGCGGCCGGGGCGGCGCCGTGA
- a CDS encoding NAD(P)-dependent oxidoreductase, protein MTTVGFIGLGSMGMPMARNLLAKGFRVRGFDMRAESVQALESVGGTSASSAAGAAAGADALVLMVVNAAQADAALFADGALEALPAGAAVILMATCPPGAVAALAQRVEAAGRRFVDAPVSGGVVGAVAGTLSIMAAAPAETVQRVRPVLAAMGDKVFHVGERPGQGATVKTVNQLLCGVHIAVVAEAFALAAKVGVDLKVLLEIMSGSAASSWMLKDRGPRMLEAEPGITSAVDIFVKDLGIVLEAGRDAKAALPLAAVAHQMFLATSGRGEGSMDDSQVIRSYHAVNGTPLPR, encoded by the coding sequence ATGACGACAGTCGGTTTCATCGGCCTCGGCTCCATGGGCATGCCCATGGCCCGCAATCTGCTGGCGAAGGGCTTCCGGGTCCGGGGCTTCGACATGCGGGCCGAAAGCGTGCAGGCGCTGGAGAGCGTGGGCGGGACCAGCGCCTCCAGCGCCGCCGGGGCCGCGGCGGGGGCGGACGCGCTGGTGCTGATGGTGGTCAATGCCGCCCAGGCCGACGCCGCCCTCTTCGCCGACGGCGCGCTGGAGGCCCTGCCGGCCGGCGCGGCGGTGATCCTGATGGCGACCTGTCCGCCGGGCGCAGTCGCCGCCCTGGCGCAGCGGGTGGAGGCGGCCGGGCGCCGCTTCGTCGATGCCCCCGTCTCCGGCGGGGTGGTGGGTGCGGTCGCCGGCACGCTGTCGATCATGGCGGCGGCTCCGGCGGAGACGGTGCAGCGGGTGCGCCCGGTCCTGGCCGCCATGGGCGACAAGGTGTTCCACGTCGGCGAAAGGCCGGGGCAGGGTGCCACGGTGAAGACCGTCAACCAGCTGCTGTGCGGTGTCCACATCGCCGTGGTGGCGGAGGCCTTCGCGCTGGCCGCCAAGGTCGGCGTCGATCTGAAGGTCCTGCTGGAAATCATGAGCGGGTCGGCGGCATCGAGCTGGATGCTGAAGGACCGCGGGCCCCGCATGCTGGAGGCGGAGCCCGGCATCACCAGCGCCGTCGACATCTTCGTCAAGGATCTCGGCATCGTGCTGGAGGCCGGGCGCGACGCCAAGGCAGCCCTGCCGCTGGCCGCCGTCGCCCATCAGATGTTCCTGGCGACCTCCGGCCGCGGCGAAGGGTCGATGGACGACAGCCAGGTGATCCGCAGCTACCACGCGGTCAACGGCACGCCCTTGCCGCGCTGA
- a CDS encoding TRAP transporter large permease, with product MTVVMVAVFALLLLLSFPVGYALVISSGAAVMTMGSVPTVISVIKLFQPTQSFPLLAIPFFILSGALMMSGTLGQKLVRFAAALVGRYPGGLAQVTVVGSTIFGGVSGSAVAEASALGSMLIPWQKREGYPAAFGAAATASSSVIAGLIPPSIPLILYAAVSNASIASLFLAGILPGLMLAGGMMIVCYVSGRMRNFPLLKSEGGLRALGTATVAALPALLMPAFILVLLRFGIATPTEVSVIAVAYALLVSILIYRDLTVKRIYAALMGTVVTTGVVMLVIAASNLVGYVLITEAIPNAVAGYAESVLKEPWLIILAMNLIMLVVGMFLDLPAAILLLGPTFVAVGSAIGMDTIQLGIMMAVNLSIGLFTPPIGTTLFISAAISREPIGAIVRELWPFYLVALIVLGLVSYVPATILY from the coding sequence ATGACCGTCGTGATGGTCGCCGTTTTCGCCCTTCTCCTGCTGCTCTCCTTTCCAGTCGGCTATGCGCTGGTCATCAGTTCCGGTGCCGCCGTGATGACGATGGGCTCCGTTCCCACCGTCATCTCCGTCATCAAGCTGTTCCAGCCGACCCAGAGCTTCCCGCTGCTGGCGATCCCCTTCTTCATCCTGTCCGGCGCGCTGATGATGAGCGGCACGCTGGGCCAGAAGCTGGTGCGCTTCGCCGCCGCGCTGGTCGGGCGCTATCCCGGCGGACTGGCGCAGGTCACCGTCGTCGGCTCCACCATCTTCGGCGGCGTGTCCGGCTCCGCCGTGGCCGAGGCGTCGGCGCTGGGCTCCATGCTGATCCCCTGGCAGAAGCGCGAGGGCTATCCCGCCGCCTTCGGCGCCGCGGCAACCGCCTCCTCGTCGGTGATCGCCGGGCTGATCCCGCCCTCGATCCCGCTGATCCTCTATGCGGCGGTGTCGAACGCCTCCATCGCCTCGCTGTTCCTCGCCGGCATCCTGCCGGGCCTGATGCTGGCCGGCGGCATGATGATCGTCTGCTATGTCAGCGGCCGCATGCGCAACTTCCCCCTGCTGAAGAGCGAGGGCGGGCTGCGGGCGCTGGGGACCGCCACCGTCGCGGCGCTGCCGGCGCTGCTGATGCCGGCCTTCATCCTGGTGCTGCTGCGCTTCGGCATCGCCACCCCGACCGAGGTCAGCGTCATCGCCGTCGCCTATGCCCTGCTGGTGAGCATCCTGATCTACCGCGACCTGACGGTGAAGCGCATCTACGCCGCGCTGATGGGAACGGTCGTGACCACGGGCGTGGTCATGCTGGTCATCGCCGCCTCCAACCTCGTCGGCTATGTGCTGATCACCGAAGCCATCCCGAACGCGGTCGCCGGTTATGCGGAAAGCGTGCTGAAGGAGCCGTGGCTGATCATCCTGGCGATGAACCTGATCATGCTGGTGGTCGGCATGTTCCTCGACCTGCCGGCGGCGATCCTGCTGCTGGGCCCCACCTTCGTCGCGGTCGGCAGCGCCATCGGCATGGACACGATCCAGCTCGGCATCATGATGGCGGTCAATCTCAGCATCGGCCTGTTCACTCCGCCCATCGGTACCACCCTGTTCATCTCCGCCGCCATCTCCCGCGAGCCCATCGGCGCCATCGTGCGCGAGCTGTGGCCCTTCTATCTGGTGGCGCTGATCGTGCTGGGGCTGGTGTCCTACGTGCCGGCGACGATCCTGTACTGA